The Pseudomonas saponiphila DNA window TGGTCCTGCAGGGCGCCGGCGACGATTTCCGAAGCCGAGGCGCTGCCGCCGTTGATCAGCACCACCATCGGCACGGCTTCGCTTTCGTCCTTGCCGGTGGCGGAGAAGCGCAGCTCGGAGTTGGCGATGCGGCCCTTGGTGTAGACGATCAGGCCTTTGGTGATGAAGTGGTCGACCACTTCCACCGCGGCCTGCAGCACGCCGCCCGGGTTGTTGCGCAGGTCGAGGATGATGCCGTTGAGCTTCTTGCCGTTGTCCTTGCGCAGCTTGGCCAGGGCCTTGGAGACTTCCTCGCCGGTCTTGACCTGGAACTGGGTGATGCGGATGTAGCCGTAGCCTGACTCCAGCAGCTGGCTCTTCACGCTCTTCACCTGGATGGTGGCGCGGGCCAGGGTCACGTCGAATGGCGTACCGCCGTCGCGCACCAGGGTCAGGGTGATTTTCTGGCCGATCTTGCCGCGCATCTTGTCCACGGCTTCGGTCATGGTCTGGCCGCGGGTCGGCTGGCCGTTGATCTTGACGATCAGGTCGCCGGCCTGGATCCCGGCCTTGGAGGCCGGGGTGTCGTCAATCGGCGACACCACTTTGATGAAGCCGTCTTCGGCACCGACTTCAATGCCCAGGCCACCGAATTCGCCGCTGGTGCTTTCCTGCAGCTCGGCGAAGTCTTCCGGGCCCAAATAGGCCGAGTGTGGGTCGAGGTTGCTGAGCATGCCCTTGATGGCATTCTCCAGCAGGGTCTTGTCGTCCACGGGTTCGACATAGGCTGCCTTGATCCGGTCCATGACCTCGGCAAAGGTGCGCAGTTCTTCCAGCGGCAAAGGCGCCTTGGTGGTCGCGGCGGTCGCTGATTGAGCGGTTTCGGCGGCAAACGCCAGAGGCGCTCCGATCACCAGGGCGATCGTCAGGGCCAGCGAGGTAAGGCGGGACAAATGCAGCATGTCGAACGAACTCCTAATTTAGATGCGGCGCTTATCCTTGCGCGTGGCACCACTGTGCCGGGTCGCTGGGGCGGCCCTGCTGACGAATTGCAAAGTACAGCGCAGGAGTGTCCTGTCCGCCACTATTACCCACGGTGGAGATGGACTCTCCGGCCTTGACCACATCACCGGCTTCCTTGAGCAGGGTCTGGTTGTGCCCGTAGAGACTCAGGTAGCCGTTGCCGTGATCGAGGATCACCAGCAGGCCGGCGCCGCGCAGCCAGTCGGCGAACACCACCCGGCCACCGTGCACGGCGTGCACCTGGCTGCCGGCGGCGGCGCTGATCATCACCCCGTCCCACTTGGAGCGGGAGTCGTCGCCTCGGGTTTCACCAAAGCGCGCCAGCAATCGACCATCAACCGGCCATGGAAGTTTTCCCCGGGCTGCGGCAAATGCACCGCCAAAGGATGGGCCGGCGCTGGAAACCAGGGCGCCAGGGCTTGATCTTGCGGGCTTGCGCGGCGCGTCGCTGGCTTCGGCCTGGGCCTCACGCAAACGCTTTTTTTCGGCTTCCTGCTGGGCGATCAGCGCTTTCTGGCGCGCTTCCTCTGCCTCGCGGGCCTGGCGGGCCAGGGTTTCTTCAATGG harbors:
- a CDS encoding S41 family peptidase, which translates into the protein MLHLSRLTSLALTIALVIGAPLAFAAETAQSATAATTKAPLPLEELRTFAEVMDRIKAAYVEPVDDKTLLENAIKGMLSNLDPHSAYLGPEDFAELQESTSGEFGGLGIEVGAEDGFIKVVSPIDDTPASKAGIQAGDLIVKINGQPTRGQTMTEAVDKMRGKIGQKITLTLVRDGGTPFDVTLARATIQVKSVKSQLLESGYGYIRITQFQVKTGEEVSKALAKLRKDNGKKLNGIILDLRNNPGGVLQAAVEVVDHFITKGLIVYTKGRIANSELRFSATGKDESEAVPMVVLINGGSASASEIVAGALQDQKRAVLMGTTSFGKGSVQTVLPLNNDRALKITTALYFTPNGRSIQAQGIVPDIEVRRAKITSEAQDGEYFKEADLQGHLGNGNGGADKPSGSASKAKPMPQDDDYQLAQALSLLKGLSITRGK